From Candidatus Cybelea sp., one genomic window encodes:
- a CDS encoding WecB/TagA/CpsF family glycosyltransferase, which produces MSSLQILGCRLDPIDADEATENILDLARGGSGAQVVTLGTEMVVYAQKDAKFRSIVNESALSLCDTAGVLTVARWRGAPLRDRVAGVELLEHLCAGAAVAEIPVYFLGGAQGVAADAAAILEVRFPGLQIAGTRDGYFTREQTPQVVKEIAASGARLLFVGMGSPRQEFWLADHLRETGCGVGIGVGGSFDVISGRVARAPQIVQRLRLEWLYRLVKEPRRWRRQLALPHFAALVALDQLRP; this is translated from the coding sequence GTGAGCTCGCTTCAAATCCTCGGCTGCCGTCTCGATCCGATCGATGCAGACGAGGCGACGGAGAATATTCTCGACTTGGCGCGAGGCGGCAGCGGTGCGCAGGTCGTAACGCTCGGCACCGAGATGGTCGTGTACGCGCAAAAGGATGCGAAGTTCCGCAGCATCGTCAACGAGAGCGCCCTCTCGCTCTGCGATACGGCCGGCGTGCTCACGGTGGCGCGCTGGCGAGGCGCGCCGCTGCGCGATCGCGTCGCGGGCGTCGAGCTCTTGGAACACCTCTGCGCGGGCGCCGCCGTCGCCGAGATTCCGGTCTATTTTCTGGGCGGTGCCCAAGGTGTCGCCGCCGACGCGGCCGCGATCTTAGAAGTGCGCTTCCCGGGCTTGCAGATCGCCGGAACGCGCGACGGCTACTTCACCCGCGAACAGACGCCGCAGGTCGTCAAGGAGATCGCCGCGAGCGGCGCACGGCTGCTCTTCGTCGGCATGGGCTCGCCGCGCCAGGAGTTTTGGCTGGCCGATCACCTGCGCGAGACGGGATGCGGCGTCGGCATCGGCGTCGGAGGCTCGTTCGACGTGATCTCCGGCCGCGTCGCTCGTGCGCCGCAGATCGTGCAGCGCCTGCGCTTGGAATGGCTCTACCGGCTCGTTAAAGAACCGCGGCGCTGGCGCCGCCAACTCGCCCTTCCGCACTTCGCCGCGCTCGTCGCACTGGATCAACTCCGACCGTGA
- the ribD gene encoding bifunctional diaminohydroxyphosphoribosylaminopyrimidine deaminase/5-amino-6-(5-phosphoribosylamino)uracil reductase RibD, with protein sequence MEYSDGKLTPLDEVYLQRAYELAARGIGSTSPNPPVGAVIVRENRIVGEGYHHRAGEAHAETLALEQAGHAARGATLYVSLEPCGHVGATPPCAGALVEAGIARVVAGALDPAQHGGAGDLRRQGVDVVVANDDAARALIEVFERAASLARPYLAVKMAMSLDGAIAPRPGVAEWLSGEQSRAFVRSLRIAYDAVMVGAGTVAVDDPQLTVRPPRDRLRPYVRVVVCEREGLTSRSRVFAGEAGYARTIVLAPGGVIETLSELREVAEVVAVGAPDSRRLDLAQALEALRAKGIFSVVCEGGPTLAGRLIAARQADRFYWLIAPLLLHGETSVPVLAGAELQGRRLRFDRTERIGDDLLVSGVFANV encoded by the coding sequence GTGGAGTACTCCGATGGCAAGCTGACACCGCTCGACGAAGTCTACCTGCAGCGCGCCTACGAGCTGGCGGCCCGCGGCATCGGCAGCACCTCGCCCAATCCGCCGGTCGGCGCGGTCATCGTGCGCGAGAACCGCATCGTCGGCGAAGGCTACCATCATCGGGCGGGAGAGGCGCACGCAGAGACGCTAGCGCTCGAACAAGCGGGTCACGCGGCGCGCGGTGCGACGCTCTACGTCTCGCTCGAGCCTTGCGGTCACGTGGGCGCAACGCCGCCGTGTGCCGGCGCGCTGGTCGAGGCCGGTATCGCGCGTGTCGTCGCCGGCGCGCTCGACCCCGCGCAGCACGGCGGCGCGGGCGATCTGCGCCGTCAAGGCGTCGACGTCGTGGTTGCAAACGACGATGCCGCACGCGCCTTGATCGAAGTCTTCGAGCGGGCGGCGAGCCTCGCGCGGCCCTATCTCGCGGTGAAGATGGCGATGTCGCTCGACGGTGCGATCGCTCCCCGTCCGGGCGTTGCGGAATGGTTGAGCGGCGAGCAGAGCCGCGCGTTCGTCCGCAGCCTGCGCATCGCGTACGACGCGGTGATGGTCGGCGCCGGCACCGTTGCGGTCGACGATCCGCAGCTGACCGTGCGTCCGCCGCGCGATCGTCTGCGTCCGTACGTTCGCGTGGTCGTCTGCGAGCGCGAAGGCCTCACCTCGCGTAGTCGAGTCTTCGCGGGAGAGGCGGGTTATGCGCGCACAATCGTGCTCGCCCCCGGGGGCGTAATCGAGACGTTGAGCGAGCTGCGCGAAGTCGCCGAGGTCGTCGCGGTTGGAGCGCCGGATAGCCGCCGCCTCGACCTTGCGCAAGCGCTCGAGGCGCTGCGCGCAAAAGGCATCTTCAGCGTCGTGTGCGAGGGAGGCCCGACGCTGGCAGGGCGGCTGATCGCCGCGCGCCAAGCCGATCGTTTCTATTGGCTGATCGCGCCGCTGTTGTTGCACGGTGAAACCAGCGTCCCGGTGCTGGCCGGCGCGGAACTCCAGGGGAGGCGCTTGCGCTTCGATCGCACCGAGCGAATCGGCGACGATCTGCTCGTCAGCGGAGTCTTTGCCAATGTTTAG
- a CDS encoding NDP-sugar synthase codes for MILAGGLSTRLYPLTKSVPKPLVPVAGVPNAIHLMRYLKAFGFDEIVINTHYLADAIAQTLGDGSEYGVRLQYSYEPELLGSAGGLKKVESFFDDGPFLVIGCDEVTDIPLDKVLAFHRDREAIATIGLVECEEVDQYGVVVLGDRGKIVGFQEKPAKGTERSKLANTGVYFFSPEIFNRIPADEFYDFGKQVFPALQSAGEAFYGFDAQGAYWSDIGTPSEYRRASYDVIRGVVRIPQTRADGIDASAKLGSDVRIEGPVRIGAAVRIEDGAAIVGPSVLDDGVCVRSGALLERSIVWQDSTIGPGATLRDTVVGRDYDVAGGVTLDDTLVATDGVQTSRV; via the coding sequence ATGATCTTGGCGGGCGGCCTCTCGACGAGGCTCTACCCGCTGACTAAATCTGTCCCCAAGCCGCTCGTGCCGGTCGCGGGAGTTCCCAACGCGATCCACCTGATGCGCTACTTGAAGGCGTTCGGCTTCGACGAGATCGTGATCAACACTCACTATCTCGCCGATGCGATCGCCCAAACGCTCGGCGACGGATCGGAGTACGGCGTGCGTTTGCAGTACTCGTACGAACCGGAGTTGCTCGGGAGCGCGGGCGGGCTGAAGAAGGTCGAGTCGTTCTTCGACGACGGGCCGTTTCTCGTAATCGGCTGCGACGAAGTCACCGACATACCGCTCGACAAGGTGCTCGCCTTTCATCGCGACCGCGAGGCAATTGCGACGATCGGTTTGGTTGAGTGCGAGGAGGTCGATCAGTACGGTGTGGTCGTGCTGGGCGATCGAGGAAAGATCGTCGGCTTTCAGGAGAAACCCGCAAAAGGCACGGAGCGCAGTAAGCTCGCAAACACCGGCGTCTACTTTTTCTCGCCGGAGATCTTCAACCGGATTCCGGCAGACGAGTTTTACGACTTCGGCAAGCAGGTCTTCCCCGCGCTGCAGAGCGCGGGCGAAGCGTTCTATGGCTTCGACGCCCAGGGCGCTTACTGGTCGGACATCGGCACGCCGTCGGAGTACCGGCGGGCGAGCTACGACGTGATTCGCGGCGTCGTTCGCATCCCCCAGACGCGAGCCGACGGCATCGACGCGTCGGCAAAGCTGGGCAGCGACGTGCGCATCGAAGGGCCGGTTCGTATTGGTGCCGCGGTACGCATCGAGGACGGAGCCGCGATCGTCGGCCCGAGCGTCCTCGACGACGGCGTCTGCGTTCGCTCGGGCGCGCTGCTCGAGCGCAGCATCGTCTGGCAGGATTCAACGATCGGTCCCGGCGCAACGCTGCGCGACACCGTCGTCGGCCGCGACTACGACGTCGCGGGCGGCGTCACGCTCGACGACACGCTCGTCGCTACCGACGGGGTGCAAACATCTAGGGTTTGA
- a CDS encoding riboflavin synthase, which yields MFSGLIRYRGTVVSNKFRSDGGARLVVNCEGVEAEHPAPGDSIAINGICLTATAVAAAAVAFDVIPETIACSTTGDLRTADVVNVEYALRVGDRVGGHFVYGHGDAAAEVLSRVAEGQGERMRLELPAALTRSIVPKAFVTVDGVSLTVAAAGEGWFEIALIPETLARTTLAARPPGSRVNLEVDPIARYHGTL from the coding sequence ATGTTTAGCGGGCTGATTCGCTATCGCGGCACGGTCGTCTCGAACAAGTTTCGCAGCGACGGCGGGGCGCGGCTCGTGGTGAACTGCGAGGGCGTCGAGGCGGAGCACCCGGCCCCCGGCGATTCGATCGCGATCAACGGAATCTGCCTGACCGCAACCGCGGTGGCCGCAGCGGCTGTTGCGTTCGACGTGATTCCCGAGACGATAGCCTGCAGCACCACGGGGGACTTGCGGACCGCAGACGTGGTCAACGTCGAGTACGCGCTGCGCGTCGGCGATCGCGTCGGCGGCCATTTCGTCTACGGTCACGGCGATGCCGCGGCCGAAGTGCTTTCGCGCGTTGCCGAGGGCCAAGGCGAGCGAATGCGGCTCGAGCTGCCCGCAGCCTTGACGCGCTCGATCGTTCCGAAAGCGTTCGTCACCGTCGACGGGGTCAGCTTGACCGTCGCCGCCGCCGGCGAAGGCTGGTTTGAGATCGCGCTGATCCCCGAGACGCTGGCGCGCACGACGCTCGCCGCGCGGCCGCCCGGGAGCCGCGTCAACCTGGAGGTCGATCCGATCGCACGGTATCATGGCACGCTATAA